The Paenibacillus macerans genome includes a window with the following:
- a CDS encoding response regulator transcription factor, with product MSDRMEKNMNENSLSPAFRWKVLIADDEMIIREGIRDSINWDQLRLAVAAEAEDGEEALELAVRHSVHILLVDLNMPIMDGIELMKRVREQLPGCKIVIITGHDEFAYAQKAIRLQVKDYILKPANPAQLEKVLLQVRTELEEEAARQLHWQAASRQISRSYPLLRERFCQEWMDGSMTEAEILEQLQFLKLPAACPDWLGVIRLREPAGAPAAMKESERQLYLFAIENIASELLSSSPKAMFRDPFGLIVVLLWSLEAEADFHRIETAVRTNLKIAVDVHLAEGGGCGGVTDLPAVYRSGKAAVMKETPVSPLVRRAKQYMLEHFSDRRLTLEKMAGALQTSPVYLSRVIKQELGASFNSYLTQIRIRRAAQLLNATELTIAEIAEQAGYETQHYFSTAFKRATGISPLQYRKGAFNLKEEGTE from the coding sequence ATGAGTGATCGTATGGAAAAAAACATGAACGAAAACAGCCTGTCCCCCGCCTTCCGCTGGAAAGTGCTGATTGCCGACGATGAGATGATTATTCGGGAGGGCATCCGGGACAGCATCAATTGGGATCAGTTGCGGTTAGCGGTTGCCGCGGAAGCCGAAGACGGTGAAGAAGCGCTGGAGCTGGCCGTCCGGCACAGCGTTCACATTCTGCTCGTGGACCTCAACATGCCGATCATGGACGGCATTGAGCTGATGAAGCGCGTCCGTGAGCAGCTCCCGGGCTGCAAAATCGTCATTATTACCGGCCATGACGAATTCGCCTACGCGCAAAAAGCGATCCGCCTTCAGGTCAAAGATTATATTCTCAAGCCGGCCAACCCGGCACAGCTCGAAAAGGTGCTGCTGCAGGTCCGGACGGAGCTTGAGGAGGAGGCGGCCCGGCAGCTCCACTGGCAGGCCGCCTCCCGGCAAATTTCCCGCAGCTATCCGCTGCTGCGGGAACGATTTTGCCAGGAATGGATGGACGGCAGCATGACGGAAGCCGAGATTTTGGAGCAGCTGCAGTTTCTGAAGCTGCCGGCCGCCTGCCCGGACTGGCTCGGCGTGATCCGTCTGCGCGAGCCGGCTGGGGCGCCGGCGGCCATGAAGGAGTCCGAACGCCAGCTGTACCTGTTTGCGATCGAAAATATCGCTTCCGAATTGCTCTCCTCCTCCCCCAAGGCGATGTTCCGCGACCCGTTCGGACTCATCGTCGTACTGCTGTGGAGCCTGGAGGCGGAAGCGGATTTCCACCGCATTGAAACCGCGGTGCGCACCAACCTGAAAATCGCCGTCGACGTTCATCTGGCCGAAGGCGGCGGCTGCGGCGGGGTGACGGACCTGCCCGCCGTTTACCGCAGCGGCAAAGCCGCGGTGATGAAGGAGACCCCCGTCTCGCCTTTGGTGCGCCGGGCCAAACAGTACATGCTGGAGCACTTCTCCGACCGCCGGCTGACGCTGGAAAAGATGGCCGGGGCGCTCCAAACCTCCCCCGTGTATTTAAGCCGGGTGATCAAGCAGGAACTAGGCGCCTCGTTCAACAGCTATTTGACGCAAATCCGCATCCGCCGGGCGGCTCAGCTGCTGAACGCGACGGAGCTGACGATCGCGGAAATCGCCGAACAGGCCGGCTATGAAACGCAGCATTACTTCAGCACGGCGTTCAAGCGGGCCACCGGCATTTCCCCGCTCCAGTACCGCAAAGGCGCGTTCAACCTCAAAGAAGAAGGAACCGAGTGA
- the chvE gene encoding multiple monosaccharide ABC transporter substrate-binding protein, whose protein sequence is MKKFTTILLALVVVLTLAACGNGGAGGNGATGGNGAGGGNEAGSSTGNGGNGGGGNSGANKGTVGLSMPTKSSERWVGDGQNMAKEFEALGYAADLQYGEDVIENQVSQIENMITKGVKILVIAAIDGGSLTDVLQKAHDQGIQVIAYDRLIMNSEYVDYYATFDNFKVGVQQAAYIEEKLGLKDGKGPFNIELFGGSPDDNNAYFFYDGAMSVLQPYIDSGKLVVRSGQTKMEQIATLRWDGATAQARMDNLLSAHYSTENVDAVLSPYDGISIGILSSLKGVGYGTGDKPLPIVTGQDAELASIKSILAGEQTQTVFKDTRELAKKAVAMAQSILEGTEAEVNDTETYDNGVKVVPSYLLEPVSVDKDNVEKTLVETGYYTKEELGL, encoded by the coding sequence ATGAAGAAATTTACGACAATCCTGTTGGCGCTGGTCGTAGTTCTGACGCTGGCGGCATGCGGAAACGGCGGGGCCGGCGGCAACGGAGCAACTGGCGGCAACGGAGCCGGCGGCGGCAACGAGGCCGGAAGCAGTACCGGCAACGGCGGCAACGGCGGTGGCGGAAACTCCGGCGCCAACAAAGGCACGGTTGGCCTCTCCATGCCGACGAAATCGTCGGAGCGTTGGGTGGGTGACGGCCAGAATATGGCGAAGGAATTCGAAGCGCTTGGTTACGCTGCGGATCTGCAATACGGGGAAGACGTCATCGAAAATCAGGTGTCGCAAATTGAAAATATGATCACAAAAGGCGTGAAAATTTTGGTGATCGCGGCGATCGACGGCGGCTCGCTGACCGATGTGCTGCAAAAAGCCCATGATCAAGGCATTCAGGTCATCGCCTACGACCGCTTGATCATGAACAGCGAATACGTCGACTATTACGCCACCTTCGACAACTTCAAGGTCGGCGTGCAGCAGGCCGCCTACATTGAAGAGAAGCTGGGCCTCAAGGACGGCAAAGGCCCGTTCAACATCGAGCTGTTCGGCGGTTCGCCGGACGACAACAACGCTTATTTCTTCTATGACGGCGCCATGTCGGTGCTGCAGCCATATATCGACTCGGGCAAACTGGTCGTGCGCAGCGGACAGACGAAAATGGAGCAAATCGCCACGCTGCGCTGGGACGGCGCCACCGCTCAGGCGCGGATGGACAATTTGCTAAGCGCCCATTATTCGACGGAAAACGTCGATGCCGTACTGTCCCCGTACGACGGCATCAGCATCGGCATCCTCTCCTCGCTCAAAGGCGTGGGATACGGCACCGGCGACAAGCCGCTGCCGATCGTGACCGGCCAGGACGCCGAGCTCGCTTCGATCAAATCGATTTTGGCGGGCGAACAAACGCAAACCGTATTTAAAGACACGCGCGAGCTCGCCAAAAAAGCGGTCGCCATGGCGCAAAGCATCCTCGAAGGCACGGAGGCCGAAGTGAACGATACGGAAACATACGATAACGGCGTGAAGGTTGTCCCTTCCTATTTGCTGGAGCCGGTCTCCGTGGATAAGGACAACGTGGAGAAAACGCTGGTCGAGACCGGTTATTACACCAAAGAGGAGCTTGGCTTGTAG
- the mmsA gene encoding multiple monosaccharide ABC transporter ATP-binding protein — protein MRKLILEMRGITKTFPGVRALSDVNLQVAEGEIHALCGENGAGKSTLMKVLSGVYPHGTYEGDILFNGRICEFKDIKQSEQLGIVIIHQELALIPYLSIAENIFLGNEQKKRGLIDWNETTIKTRKLLETVGLDESPATRVLDLGVGKQQLVEIAKALAKQVKLLILDEPTAALNESDSENLLALILELKKQGITSIIISHKLNEISKVADSITILRDGKTVQTLDMKADQVTEDMIIKGMVGRDLTHRYPEREPRIGEVIFEVRGWEAYHPQQEERKVLDDINLTIRRGEIVGIAGLMGAGRTELAMSIFGRSYGRHIKGRLFLHGKEVRFDSISQAIAHGVAYVTEDRKQYGLILIDDIKRNISLTSLGRLSRRSVIHEQEEVLVAEEYRKKLNIKTPSILQKTVNLSGGNQQKVVLSKWIYAQPEILILDEPTRGIDVGAKYEIYSIVNQLADEGKGILFISSELPEILGMCDRIYCMSEGRITGEVARKDATQEVLMKSMTRGRG, from the coding sequence TTGCGAAAACTTATATTGGAAATGAGGGGCATCACCAAAACGTTTCCCGGCGTCAGGGCGCTCAGCGACGTCAATTTGCAGGTAGCGGAAGGTGAAATCCACGCGCTTTGCGGGGAAAACGGTGCCGGAAAATCCACCCTGATGAAAGTGTTAAGCGGCGTTTATCCGCATGGCACCTATGAGGGGGACATTTTGTTTAACGGCCGGATTTGCGAGTTTAAAGATATCAAGCAAAGCGAACAGCTCGGCATCGTCATTATCCATCAGGAGCTGGCGCTGATCCCGTATCTGTCGATCGCGGAAAATATTTTTCTCGGCAACGAACAAAAAAAGCGCGGGCTTATCGACTGGAACGAAACGACGATCAAAACGCGGAAGCTGCTCGAAACCGTCGGGCTGGACGAATCGCCGGCCACCCGGGTGCTCGATCTCGGCGTCGGCAAGCAGCAGCTGGTGGAGATCGCCAAAGCGCTGGCCAAGCAGGTCAAGCTGCTCATCCTGGACGAACCGACGGCGGCGCTCAACGAAAGCGACAGCGAAAACCTGTTGGCGCTCATCCTGGAGCTGAAAAAACAAGGCATCACCTCGATCATCATCTCGCACAAATTAAACGAAATCAGCAAGGTGGCCGATTCGATCACGATTTTGCGGGACGGCAAAACGGTCCAAACGCTCGATATGAAGGCGGATCAGGTGACCGAGGACATGATTATCAAAGGCATGGTCGGACGCGATTTGACCCATCGATACCCTGAACGCGAACCCCGTATCGGCGAAGTAATCTTCGAGGTTCGCGGCTGGGAAGCCTACCATCCGCAGCAGGAGGAGCGAAAAGTGCTGGACGATATCAACCTGACGATCCGCCGCGGCGAAATCGTCGGGATCGCCGGTTTGATGGGCGCGGGCCGAACGGAGCTGGCGATGAGCATCTTCGGGCGTTCTTACGGCAGACATATTAAGGGCCGGCTGTTCCTGCACGGAAAAGAGGTCCGGTTCGACTCCATCAGCCAGGCCATTGCGCACGGGGTCGCTTATGTCACCGAGGACCGCAAGCAGTACGGACTGATTCTGATCGACGATATCAAGCGGAACATTTCACTCACCAGTCTCGGCAGGCTGTCCCGCCGCAGCGTCATTCACGAGCAGGAGGAAGTGCTTGTCGCGGAGGAGTACCGGAAGAAGCTCAATATCAAGACGCCAAGCATTTTGCAAAAAACGGTCAACCTCAGCGGCGGCAACCAGCAAAAGGTCGTGCTCAGCAAATGGATTTACGCGCAGCCGGAAATTCTCATTCTCGACGAGCCGACGCGCGGCATCGATGTTGGGGCCAAATACGAAATCTACTCGATCGTCAATCAGCTCGCGGACGAGGGCAAAGGGATATTGTTCATTTCTTCGGAGCTGCCGGAAATTCTCGGCATGTGCGACCGCATCTATTGCATGAGCGAAGGGCGAATCACCGGGGAGGTCGCTCGCAAGGATGCGACGCAGGAAGTGTTGATGAAATCGATGACTCGAGGCAGGGGGTAG
- the mmsB gene encoding multiple monosaccharide ABC transporter permease, whose amino-acid sequence MQAVSELFRKNIRQYGMIIALVFITVLFQILTDGILLKPLNITNLILQNSYILVLAIGMVLVIITGHIDLSVGSVAAFIGALAAIMMVNWQVPTFLAVILALIMGALIGAWQGFWVAYVKIPAFIVTLAGMLLFRGLTMIVLGGQSIAPFPKSFQRISSGFIPDWFGGGGLHVLTVVLGILLSILYIWQEWKERRTQIKYQFEVPPMWTFVLQIAVLVAVINLFTLVLATYNGIPNILIILFFLIVIYSFVMNRMVAGRHIYALGGNEKAATLSGVKTKKVTFWVFVNMGALAALSGLIFAARLNSATPKAGTNFELDAIAACFIGGASASGGIGTVVGAIIGGLVMGVMNNGMSLIGLGVDWQQGIKGLVLLLAVAFDIYNKSKTN is encoded by the coding sequence ATGCAAGCAGTTAGCGAACTTTTCCGCAAAAATATCCGCCAGTACGGGATGATCATCGCACTGGTGTTCATTACGGTGTTGTTTCAAATTTTGACCGACGGGATTCTGTTGAAGCCGCTGAATATCACGAACCTGATTTTGCAAAACAGCTACATTCTCGTGCTGGCGATCGGCATGGTGCTCGTCATCATCACCGGACACATCGATTTGTCCGTTGGTTCGGTCGCGGCCTTTATCGGCGCGCTGGCGGCGATCATGATGGTCAACTGGCAGGTGCCCACGTTTCTGGCGGTGATCCTTGCGCTGATCATGGGGGCGCTGATCGGAGCCTGGCAGGGCTTCTGGGTCGCTTACGTCAAAATCCCGGCGTTTATCGTGACGCTGGCCGGCATGCTGCTGTTCCGCGGCCTGACGATGATTGTGCTGGGCGGGCAGTCGATCGCACCGTTTCCGAAATCGTTCCAACGCATCAGCTCCGGGTTTATCCCCGACTGGTTCGGCGGCGGCGGGCTGCACGTATTAACGGTCGTGCTCGGCATCCTGCTGTCCATTTTGTACATCTGGCAGGAATGGAAGGAGCGCCGGACGCAGATAAAGTATCAGTTTGAAGTGCCGCCGATGTGGACGTTTGTACTGCAAATCGCCGTGCTGGTGGCGGTGATCAATCTGTTTACGCTGGTGCTGGCCACCTATAACGGCATTCCGAACATTCTGATCATCCTGTTCTTCCTGATCGTCATCTACTCCTTCGTAATGAACCGCATGGTCGCCGGACGGCACATCTACGCGCTTGGCGGCAATGAGAAGGCCGCCACGCTGTCGGGGGTCAAGACGAAAAAAGTGACGTTCTGGGTGTTCGTCAACATGGGCGCGCTGGCCGCGCTCTCCGGCCTCATCTTCGCCGCCCGGCTCAACTCGGCCACGCCGAAGGCCGGCACGAACTTTGAGCTGGACGCCATCGCGGCCTGCTTTATCGGCGGCGCCTCCGCTTCTGGCGGTATCGGCACCGTAGTCGGCGCGATCATCGGCGGGCTCGTCATGGGCGTGATGAACAACGGCATGTCGCTCATCGGGCTCGGCGTCGACTGGCAGCAAGGCATCAAAGGGCTCGTCCTGCTTCTCGCCGTCGCATTCGACATTTACAATAAGTCGAAGACGAATTGA
- a CDS encoding glycosyltransferase → MKQASPAMIQQQIYTRERSGLFRGTEGFDTVAASDGLDSVFIKKQLHPFCVYDAPAELASRGEKEAAGYPPAIHLFHTDGGDTVLGRSIYQPVDFTGLRSAFLTHNYVIPAARRDEIVIDYSRYFEADYAEKYFQEIGRVLPELEHLPQRKRNPLLRQSGPSGLPAGELLDELKLDEKSFKQLLFAVMTAVGEGRKKVYVALDVPAEQITQYAAALLKVLFACLPFEQRRRFGFLTYAKEPQSRKHIHLQFVERGSLRPGDREIEKEYVFDLAAGRLPQDEVDDGRQPYLEFVWRAVGELESLEDFHRFADDMLAAKEPQSRGVLSAYHELCVFYQVEKGRWDLYENHKLTVLRGLLGYLEPADAPDSSLRLNDIFLAAFDREFDRIKQRNIPELAVVECFRDYYRLDGRNYGPKLVNYLIHAINNALTEGQTELAYGLYALAESQPELSKAFFGTVLKLDGLSDRLFEPYIRNKLAEAQGPKEVLNIVHSWAVAQPDLLRNASFQEYAVESLTDKLRKQQRLLSAVHMVLENIRKWERTPLSDSGMTMADSQLAELLSLAAKNLLLNDLEVDKLTQDQVVSAAFLGRADAFAGLQLEGRQRNHADMLQTLYEWFTRRESMEDIFQALSASDMKRVQQLGREWLQSGIELVQFGKIVLAFYQDADSGFADYDEVLEYLHQHAKDKETIYEFMLWSQGHPYFAGSKGLVPAYAAALLRYFDKYDRSAFKSKEYRTLYFEKAGAPLAKVFAEARLALSSPLKRFLAQNGKKVGATIIVLASGLVVTAGILFVMQQQGMLGPKTPVEANQPPAQAEKPEALVYADNVAGADATATETTSLVFLFPGAEQCTAFVPSALTIESSGGSAQQFTNLKYESNCTAESSGAGDLGTAGTTGPSGAAGGAGTDDAKSDDAAAGGNEGDTAKDTKENVKENGKENVQGNAEGNTKESKESVKKTAENQDSGQSADKKDDSTGGTNAADATKATNTTGAGNGTEGTKGTDAADAADATKTNDKTNTNDKANTSDKTSKTDKTAATGATNKTNNTETDPAGKTNKAGTDSAGASGTGQLNDASNPKSAKSIGAGGEGMKESAYPYRVAVSLGMKLDVPAGSLIKLGDQQFTVISREEAQSMMSPVESPVESPKQ, encoded by the coding sequence GTGAAGCAAGCATCTCCCGCAATGATTCAGCAGCAAATCTATACAAGGGAGCGGAGCGGGTTATTTCGCGGAACGGAAGGTTTTGATACGGTTGCGGCCTCGGACGGGCTGGACTCCGTGTTTATCAAGAAGCAGCTCCATCCATTCTGCGTATACGACGCTCCCGCGGAACTGGCTTCCCGGGGCGAGAAGGAGGCTGCCGGCTATCCGCCGGCGATCCATTTATTCCATACCGATGGCGGAGATACGGTGCTGGGACGGAGCATTTATCAGCCGGTGGATTTTACCGGCCTGCGCAGCGCGTTCCTTACTCATAACTACGTGATTCCGGCGGCGCGGCGGGATGAGATCGTCATCGACTACAGCCGTTATTTTGAAGCGGATTATGCCGAAAAATATTTCCAGGAAATCGGCCGGGTGCTGCCGGAGCTTGAGCATCTCCCGCAGCGGAAGCGGAACCCGCTGCTCCGGCAAAGCGGTCCATCCGGTTTGCCGGCGGGCGAATTGCTGGATGAACTGAAATTGGACGAGAAAAGCTTTAAACAGCTGCTGTTTGCCGTTATGACCGCGGTTGGCGAAGGCAGAAAAAAAGTATATGTTGCGCTGGATGTTCCGGCGGAGCAGATTACGCAATACGCCGCGGCGCTGCTTAAAGTGTTGTTCGCCTGTCTGCCGTTCGAGCAACGCCGGCGCTTTGGATTCCTTACTTACGCCAAGGAGCCGCAGAGCCGCAAACATATTCACCTGCAATTCGTGGAGCGCGGAAGCTTGCGGCCGGGTGACCGGGAAATCGAAAAGGAATATGTGTTCGATCTCGCTGCCGGACGGCTGCCGCAGGATGAGGTGGATGACGGCAGGCAGCCTTATCTCGAATTTGTATGGCGCGCGGTGGGTGAGCTTGAAAGCTTGGAGGATTTCCATCGCTTCGCGGATGATATGCTTGCAGCCAAGGAGCCGCAGAGCCGGGGGGTGTTGTCCGCTTACCACGAGCTGTGCGTGTTTTACCAGGTGGAAAAAGGCCGCTGGGATTTATACGAAAATCATAAATTAACGGTGCTGCGGGGGCTGCTCGGTTATTTGGAGCCCGCGGACGCCCCGGACTCAAGCTTGCGGCTGAACGATATATTTCTCGCCGCCTTCGACCGGGAGTTTGACCGGATAAAACAGCGGAATATCCCCGAGCTGGCGGTCGTGGAATGCTTCAGGGATTATTACCGGCTGGATGGCCGGAATTACGGTCCCAAGCTGGTCAATTATTTGATTCATGCGATTAACAACGCGCTGACGGAAGGACAGACGGAGCTTGCCTATGGCTTGTACGCCTTGGCCGAGAGCCAGCCCGAGCTGAGCAAAGCCTTTTTTGGCACGGTCCTGAAGCTTGACGGGCTGTCCGACAGATTGTTTGAGCCTTACATCCGCAACAAACTGGCGGAAGCGCAGGGGCCCAAGGAAGTTCTGAACATCGTGCATAGCTGGGCGGTCGCCCAGCCGGATTTGCTGCGGAACGCTTCTTTTCAGGAATATGCCGTTGAGAGTTTAACGGACAAGCTTCGCAAGCAGCAGCGCTTGCTGTCCGCCGTACACATGGTGCTGGAAAATATCCGCAAATGGGAACGAACGCCTCTATCTGACAGCGGAATGACGATGGCCGATTCGCAGTTGGCGGAGCTTCTTTCGCTGGCCGCCAAAAACCTGCTGCTGAATGACCTGGAAGTGGACAAGCTGACCCAGGACCAAGTGGTGTCCGCCGCCTTTTTAGGCAGAGCGGATGCTTTTGCCGGTTTGCAGCTTGAGGGCCGGCAGCGCAATCATGCCGATATGCTGCAGACGCTGTACGAATGGTTTACCCGGCGTGAGTCTATGGAGGATATTTTTCAAGCTTTGTCCGCAAGTGACATGAAGCGGGTACAGCAGTTGGGACGCGAGTGGCTGCAGTCCGGCATCGAGCTGGTGCAGTTTGGAAAAATCGTGCTGGCGTTTTATCAAGACGCCGATTCCGGGTTTGCCGATTATGATGAGGTGCTGGAGTATCTCCATCAGCATGCCAAGGATAAGGAAACGATTTACGAGTTCATGCTGTGGTCGCAGGGCCATCCGTATTTCGCCGGGTCCAAGGGCCTGGTTCCAGCCTACGCCGCGGCGCTGTTAAGGTATTTTGACAAGTATGACAGAAGCGCATTTAAAAGTAAGGAGTACCGGACCCTTTATTTCGAGAAAGCGGGAGCGCCGCTGGCGAAGGTGTTTGCTGAGGCGCGTCTGGCGCTCTCCTCGCCGCTGAAGCGGTTTTTGGCCCAAAACGGAAAAAAAGTCGGAGCGACCATAATCGTTCTGGCCTCCGGTCTGGTTGTGACCGCCGGTATTTTGTTCGTGATGCAGCAGCAAGGGATGCTGGGGCCCAAAACGCCTGTTGAAGCAAACCAGCCGCCTGCTCAGGCAGAGAAACCGGAGGCGCTTGTCTACGCAGACAACGTTGCAGGTGCCGATGCTACGGCTACGGAAACGACTTCGCTTGTATTTCTGTTCCCCGGGGCGGAGCAGTGTACTGCCTTTGTTCCGTCAGCCTTGACGATCGAGTCTTCGGGAGGCTCCGCTCAGCAATTTACGAATTTGAAATACGAAAGCAATTGTACCGCTGAAAGTTCCGGTGCCGGTGATTTGGGGACGGCGGGGACGACCGGACCGAGCGGCGCGGCCGGCGGAGCAGGAACCGACGATGCGAAAAGTGATGATGCGGCTGCAGGGGGAAATGAGGGAGATACCGCTAAAGATACGAAGGAAAATGTGAAGGAAAATGGGAAAGAAAATGTGCAGGGAAATGCCGAGGGAAATACGAAGGAAAGTAAGGAAAGTGTAAAGAAAACGGCAGAGAACCAGGACTCTGGACAATCCGCAGATAAGAAAGACGATTCAACCGGCGGAACCAATGCAGCGGACGCGACCAAAGCAACGAATACAACGGGTGCAGGCAATGGAACCGAGGGAACCAAAGGAACCGATGCAGCCGACGCGGCCGATGCAACCAAAACGAATGACAAAACCAATACGAATGACAAAGCCAATACAAGCGATAAAACCAGTAAAACTGATAAAACTGCTGCAACCGGCGCAACCAATAAAACTAATAACACCGAGACCGATCCGGCCGGCAAAACCAATAAAGCCGGAACAGATTCAGCCGGTGCATCCGGCACCGGTCAGCTTAACGATGCTTCCAATCCCAAGTCCGCTAAGTCAATCGGGGCCGGGGGCGAAGGAATGAAGGAGTCGGCGTACCCGTATCGTGTTGCGGTTTCATTAGGCATGAAGCTGGATGTCCCGGCAGGTAGCCTGATCAAGTTGGGCGATCAACAGTTTACGGTCATCTCTCGCGAAGAGGCCCAGTCAATGATGAGTCCGGTAGAATCTCCAGTAGAATCTCCGAAACAATAA
- a CDS encoding TRAFAC clade GTPase domain-containing protein yields the protein MGLFDLFKKKSPAEERPLFYDIVCPYCFSKFGPDEVVFRATHYREDDEDYALGEDEALNKYRERFGLDTVYEIEAILRPQDVPEEHLIYSDHVLTGLNDRYGEVTRRRLCPHCHNELPVTAGKVPSNIISIIGASQVGKSVYMTSLIHTLQNTTADHFDAACMPLNAEISRKFRTIYEEPLFERGELLPSTQKEKMQEPFIFQFVFKDESKPPLTLVFFDVAGEGMVDQDYLGLQGQHIKNSSGLLFMVDPLQIRSIREKIRINAGDKPGEWVSQYDEPRDVVLTMFGDFIAYEDKGKTDIPTAVVLTKSDMLHALKDEEGEYIKSNSNIFNHVVHRKYFNVTEFENIDGEIRRFIEKVDRPFKGTMDVYFKNTGYFAVSALGSNPVDQKLQNVVQPIRVDEPFIWLLYKLNYIEGRE from the coding sequence ATGGGTCTGTTTGATTTGTTTAAAAAGAAATCCCCGGCCGAAGAGCGGCCGTTGTTTTACGATATTGTCTGCCCCTATTGCTTCAGTAAATTCGGACCGGATGAAGTTGTATTCAGGGCGACGCATTACCGTGAAGACGATGAGGACTACGCGCTTGGCGAGGACGAAGCGCTGAATAAATACAGGGAGCGATTCGGTCTCGATACCGTCTATGAAATTGAGGCGATTTTGCGCCCCCAGGACGTTCCGGAAGAGCATCTGATCTATTCGGATCATGTCCTGACCGGACTAAACGACCGCTATGGGGAAGTGACCCGGCGCAGATTATGCCCGCACTGTCATAACGAGCTGCCGGTAACGGCGGGCAAAGTGCCCAGCAATATTATTTCCATCATCGGAGCTTCCCAGGTGGGAAAATCCGTTTATATGACTTCATTGATTCATACGCTGCAGAATACGACGGCCGATCATTTTGACGCGGCTTGTATGCCGCTTAACGCCGAAATCAGCCGCAAATTCCGGACCATCTATGAAGAGCCGCTGTTTGAGCGCGGTGAACTCTTGCCATCGACCCAGAAAGAGAAAATGCAGGAGCCTTTCATTTTTCAATTTGTGTTCAAGGATGAGTCGAAGCCGCCGCTCACGCTCGTTTTCTTTGATGTAGCGGGCGAAGGCATGGTGGATCAGGACTATCTTGGCTTGCAGGGACAGCATATCAAAAACTCTTCAGGACTATTGTTCATGGTCGATCCGCTGCAAATCCGCTCCATCCGCGAGAAAATCCGCATCAACGCCGGAGACAAACCGGGCGAGTGGGTGTCGCAATATGATGAACCGCGCGATGTGGTACTGACGATGTTCGGGGATTTTATCGCTTATGAGGATAAGGGGAAAACGGACATCCCGACCGCGGTTGTGCTGACGAAAAGCGATATGCTGCACGCCTTGAAGGATGAAGAAGGAGAGTACATCAAGTCGAACAGCAATATTTTTAACCATGTGGTGCATCGTAAATATTTTAATGTGACCGAATTTGAAAATATCGACGGCGAAATCCGCCGTTTTATTGAGAAAGTGGATCGGCCCTTTAAAGGTACGATGGACGTTTACTTCAAAAACACGGGATATTTTGCGGTATCCGCGCTCGGCAGCAATCCGGTCGACCAGAAGCTGCAAAACGTCGTGCAGCCGATTCGCGTGGACGAACCGTTCATTTGGCTGCTGTACAAATTGAACTACATCGAGGGGAGAGAATGA